A single genomic interval of Nitrospira sp. harbors:
- the virB11 gene encoding P-type DNA transfer ATPase VirB11: MHSVPSNVLAHDTMVRELLRPLLRFLSRPEATEIVINRPGEVYIEVGAAWARCDAPDLTLGQLMALATAIATYTEQEVGPHKPILSAMLPDGERVQIVLPPAVELGTVSFSIRRPSARIKSLDEYENEQAFHRYVWARSSDLDGRIGDLDVVERSLVDCLDSKRLGAFLHQAVRAKKNIAVVGETGSGKTTLMKSLCQSIPTDERLMTIEDVRELFLPNHGNRVHLLYSKGGLGVAKVTPADLIASNMRMKPDRVLLAELRGGEAFDFLKLLTTGHSGSITSYHAESCALAAERYVFMCKEHEQAAIYDAASLKRLVSLTIDVIVHVVAHNHYDVHGQPTHKERYVAEVHYDPIAKLMARFGAATVVRA, encoded by the coding sequence ATGCACTCCGTGCCGAGTAATGTCCTCGCGCACGATACCATGGTGCGCGAATTGTTGCGTCCATTGCTCAGATTTCTCTCGCGGCCTGAGGCCACAGAAATTGTGATCAATCGTCCCGGAGAGGTCTATATCGAGGTGGGCGCGGCTTGGGCACGGTGTGATGCGCCGGACTTGACGTTGGGCCAACTCATGGCCCTCGCGACCGCCATTGCCACTTACACTGAGCAAGAGGTCGGACCACACAAACCAATACTGTCGGCCATGCTTCCCGATGGAGAGCGCGTTCAGATTGTGCTCCCGCCGGCCGTCGAATTGGGGACCGTCTCATTCTCGATACGTCGACCCAGCGCCAGGATCAAGTCCCTGGACGAGTACGAGAATGAACAGGCGTTCCATCGCTATGTCTGGGCGCGCTCCAGTGACCTGGATGGACGTATAGGTGATCTCGACGTGGTGGAACGCAGCTTGGTGGACTGTCTGGACTCGAAACGTCTGGGGGCATTCCTTCACCAAGCTGTACGGGCGAAAAAGAACATTGCCGTGGTGGGGGAGACCGGCTCTGGCAAAACCACGCTGATGAAATCCCTCTGTCAGTCCATTCCTACCGATGAACGCCTGATGACGATTGAGGACGTGCGCGAACTGTTTTTGCCGAATCATGGGAATCGAGTCCATCTCCTGTACTCGAAAGGTGGTCTAGGCGTGGCGAAAGTGACCCCAGCGGATCTCATCGCGTCGAATATGCGGATGAAGCCGGATCGAGTCTTGTTAGCTGAGTTGCGAGGAGGGGAAGCCTTCGATTTCCTGAAGTTGCTGACCACGGGACACAGCGGCTCGATCACGTCCTATCATGCCGAGTCTTGCGCCTTGGCGGCAGAGCGCTATGTCTTTATGTGCAAGGAACATGAGCAAGCCGCCATTTATGATGCAGCGTCCCTCAAGCGCCTCGTGTCCTTGACGATCGATGTGATCGTACACGTCGTCGCGCACAACCACTATGACGTCCACGGCCAACCGACTCATAAAGAACGCTACGTCGCGGAAGTCCATTACGACCCCATCGCGAAGCTCATGGCTCGGTTCGGAGCCGCCACGGTGGTACGGGCATGA
- a CDS encoding type IV secretory system conjugative DNA transfer family protein: MRLNLMATVLAALLYIPVGLVGADCLAGAMFDVTNKRVPAEVSLQRWPDAWRAYRDDATQRKRLQLSAGLSLFMVFGIPGVLVMTLKNAAIPLHGAARFASPAEIARAGLYGDRGVIIGKQGSRYLIYGGQEFVLLAAPTRSGKGVSVVLPNLLNYNDSVVVLDIKMENFAYTSKFRQMHGHAVFLFNPFGTDNRSHRWNPLDAVHRTSHLRVGEIQAIGHVLYPTEHVKDAFWNESARNLFLGLCLYLLETPTLPCSLGELLRQASGKGQPIKDYVNGLMNKRGLGHAPLSNECTEALQRFCTTSDNTMAGILATFTAPLTIFSNPIVDAATSATDIDLSAVRKRRMAIYVGIPANRLSDAALLVNLFFSQLIHYNTIDLPATDPALKHQCLLFLDEFPAIGRVDILAKSVGFIAGYNIRLFPIIQSLSQLESIYGEKDARTLVTNHACQVMFAPREQQDAQEYSHMLGTYTAKAVSTGMSYPKAWGHTGHGSTSSNVSDHARPLMLPQELKELGQTRQIINLINTKPILCNKAFFYLDPILVNRLKTVSPFLASLGRRLPTQSEFETAAFVRKDLSADIPFLDVDLHMAKVERRVRPLTANEPLDLTKLTIDTGLLPPVVHRPPKVEDVTQLVDAFFAQLEWTEPDACTVPGDPSIANGRPLNCPRVEDRPTDESLVAQLAPLRAVRDSSGLEREGSGRNL; the protein is encoded by the coding sequence ATGCGACTGAATCTGATGGCCACGGTACTCGCGGCGCTCCTATACATCCCGGTGGGCCTTGTGGGTGCTGATTGCCTCGCCGGGGCGATGTTCGATGTGACGAACAAACGTGTCCCGGCAGAGGTGTCCTTACAGAGGTGGCCGGATGCCTGGCGGGCCTATCGCGATGATGCGACCCAACGCAAGCGTCTGCAACTCTCAGCCGGGCTTAGCCTCTTTATGGTGTTCGGTATTCCCGGCGTGCTGGTGATGACTCTGAAGAATGCCGCCATCCCATTACACGGTGCCGCGCGATTTGCCAGTCCGGCGGAAATTGCCCGGGCCGGATTGTACGGAGACCGCGGAGTGATCATCGGGAAGCAAGGCTCTCGATATTTGATCTATGGCGGTCAAGAATTTGTCCTGCTGGCCGCGCCAACTCGATCGGGAAAAGGGGTCAGTGTCGTCCTGCCGAACTTGCTCAACTATAACGATTCGGTGGTGGTGCTCGATATCAAAATGGAGAACTTCGCATACACATCGAAGTTTCGACAGATGCACGGCCACGCGGTGTTTCTCTTTAACCCGTTCGGCACGGATAATCGAAGCCATCGCTGGAATCCGCTCGATGCGGTGCATCGCACGTCTCACCTCCGCGTGGGTGAAATCCAGGCGATCGGGCATGTGCTGTACCCGACAGAGCATGTCAAAGATGCGTTTTGGAATGAGTCCGCGAGAAATTTGTTCCTCGGTCTATGCCTGTACCTCCTCGAAACACCGACGCTGCCTTGTAGCTTGGGGGAATTACTCCGACAAGCGTCCGGGAAGGGCCAACCCATCAAGGACTATGTGAATGGGCTGATGAACAAGCGTGGCCTGGGTCATGCGCCGTTGAGCAATGAGTGTACCGAAGCCTTGCAACGCTTCTGTACCACGAGCGACAACACGATGGCCGGCATCCTGGCGACCTTTACGGCTCCCCTCACCATATTCAGTAACCCCATTGTGGATGCGGCGACCAGCGCGACGGACATTGACCTGAGCGCGGTACGGAAGCGCCGCATGGCTATCTATGTAGGCATTCCAGCCAATCGTCTGAGCGATGCGGCCCTATTGGTGAATCTCTTCTTCTCGCAACTCATTCATTACAACACGATTGATCTCCCCGCGACCGATCCCGCGCTGAAGCACCAATGTCTGCTGTTCCTCGATGAGTTTCCGGCCATCGGACGCGTCGATATTCTGGCGAAGAGTGTGGGGTTTATCGCGGGTTATAACATCCGGCTTTTTCCCATCATCCAGAGCTTGTCCCAATTGGAATCGATCTACGGAGAGAAGGATGCGCGCACCTTGGTCACGAACCACGCCTGCCAAGTGATGTTTGCGCCCCGCGAGCAACAAGACGCACAGGAGTATTCGCACATGTTAGGCACCTACACCGCTAAAGCCGTTTCCACGGGCATGAGCTACCCGAAAGCCTGGGGCCATACAGGCCACGGCTCCACAAGCTCTAATGTATCCGACCACGCGCGGCCCCTCATGTTGCCACAGGAATTGAAGGAGTTGGGGCAGACGCGGCAAATTATCAACCTCATCAACACGAAACCCATCCTTTGCAATAAAGCCTTCTTTTACCTCGATCCGATCTTGGTGAATCGCTTGAAAACGGTGAGCCCATTTCTCGCCAGCTTAGGCCGCAGATTGCCCACACAGAGCGAGTTCGAGACTGCCGCGTTTGTGCGTAAGGATCTCTCAGCAGACATTCCTTTCCTCGATGTGGATCTCCACATGGCCAAGGTGGAACGGCGCGTTCGTCCACTGACCGCGAACGAACCGCTAGACCTCACCAAGCTCACGATCGACACAGGGTTATTGCCGCCCGTGGTTCACCGTCCACCGAAAGTCGAAGACGTCACCCAACTGGTCGATGCATTTTTTGCGCAGTTAGAGTGGACGGAGCCGGATGCTTGCACCGTCCCAGGCGATCCGAGCATCGCGAATGGCCGTCCACTGAATTGTCCGCGAGTAGAGGACCGTCCAACGGATGAGAGCCTAGTCGCACAGTTAGCGCCTCTGCGCGCCGTCCGTGATTCATCTGGGCTGGAACGAGAGGGCTCAGGGAGGAACCTATGA
- a CDS encoding LPD7 domain-containing protein → MNQSTAAAESLRRRFLKADNKFYFRAGHGEAAKVAFSDHGERLTTDQNDHTVIHGMMLRAQEKGWTSLRVKGSEGFKVEVWIQATIASIEVEGYNPREIDRARLNERKGETLTKQQKSSFGERAPRDRSTIPVEKSPTTLTASQNVAITTLQAILRERGDSAAMIAAAVEEATARLHGERLVVGTIVEHGPARYGHDEQAPQSYFVTVETAKGEQTVWGVNLARAIERSDAKIGQAVALIQRANERVTVQSPVKNEAGEVVGMGPHAVRRNVWEVLNLQTLGVKARDTITSAVRTTTHEPVVQVFDRTAAHTDHVPNETRMREQERIRIER, encoded by the coding sequence ATGAATCAGAGCACAGCCGCCGCCGAATCGTTGCGGCGACGCTTCCTTAAAGCCGACAACAAATTTTACTTTCGTGCTGGCCATGGTGAAGCCGCGAAAGTGGCATTTTCTGATCATGGGGAACGCCTGACAACGGATCAGAATGATCACACCGTGATCCACGGCATGATGCTCCGGGCCCAAGAAAAAGGGTGGACCTCCCTCCGAGTGAAAGGGTCGGAAGGATTCAAGGTGGAGGTCTGGATTCAAGCCACCATTGCGAGCATTGAGGTAGAGGGATACAACCCGCGTGAGATTGATCGAGCGCGACTGAACGAACGCAAGGGAGAAACACTTACGAAACAACAAAAGAGTTCGTTTGGAGAGAGGGCACCTCGCGACCGTTCGACCATTCCTGTTGAAAAAAGTCCGACCACACTGACTGCCTCACAGAATGTGGCAATCACTACTCTTCAGGCTATTTTGCGCGAACGGGGTGACTCGGCCGCGATGATTGCGGCTGCGGTGGAGGAAGCGACCGCGCGGCTGCACGGCGAACGACTCGTGGTCGGCACAATCGTAGAACATGGCCCTGCTCGGTACGGTCATGACGAACAGGCCCCCCAAAGCTATTTCGTCACCGTGGAGACGGCAAAAGGAGAACAAACCGTGTGGGGCGTAAATCTGGCGCGAGCGATTGAGCGAAGCGACGCCAAAATAGGCCAGGCGGTCGCCCTCATCCAACGAGCGAATGAGAGGGTGACCGTCCAGTCTCCGGTGAAGAACGAGGCCGGGGAGGTAGTGGGCATGGGGCCCCATGCTGTACGGCGTAATGTGTGGGAAGTCCTCAATCTCCAGACCCTAGGCGTCAAAGCTCGCGACACGATCACGTCCGCCGTGAGGACGACGACCCATGAACCAGTGGTGCAGGTCTTTGATCGCACGGCGGCCCACACCGATCACGTCCCCAATGAGACGCGAATGCGTGAACAGGAGCGCATCAGGATAGAACGGTAA
- a CDS encoding TraX family protein, with protein sequence MPVWTLPHVELSDGAVEAMKWLGLILMTADHVQKYGMMPVVAGVYEAGRLAMPLFGIVLAYNLARVRSHDPAVYVRVLTRLLFCGVIASVPFIALGGLGFGWWPLNCMGTLAVAVCIMSVIESRRPFWKTRAAAVFLLGGAMVEFWWPGIALCVGAWLYWKHPTWGALLLWLAGTASLTLINGNWWACASFVVLAGMAYGVTLEIPRASRFFYIYYPAHLAVLLLLGFRIQNHS encoded by the coding sequence ATGCCTGTCTGGACGTTGCCTCATGTAGAGTTGTCGGACGGTGCGGTGGAAGCCATGAAGTGGCTCGGACTCATTCTGATGACGGCGGACCATGTGCAGAAATACGGCATGATGCCGGTCGTGGCGGGGGTTTATGAGGCAGGACGATTGGCCATGCCGCTCTTTGGAATCGTGCTGGCCTACAACCTTGCTCGAGTTCGGAGCCACGATCCTGCCGTCTACGTCCGAGTACTGACTCGTCTTCTTTTCTGTGGCGTGATCGCATCAGTCCCGTTCATCGCCTTAGGAGGACTCGGGTTTGGCTGGTGGCCGCTCAACTGCATGGGGACGCTCGCTGTCGCTGTCTGCATCATGTCCGTGATCGAGTCACGTCGGCCGTTCTGGAAAACCAGAGCGGCGGCGGTGTTTCTTCTGGGTGGCGCCATGGTTGAATTTTGGTGGCCGGGAATCGCGCTCTGTGTAGGCGCATGGTTGTACTGGAAGCATCCGACTTGGGGGGCGCTCCTATTGTGGCTGGCGGGCACAGCCAGCCTCACGCTGATCAATGGCAATTGGTGGGCCTGCGCGTCGTTTGTGGTCCTCGCCGGAATGGCCTATGGCGTTACGCTCGAGATTCCGAGAGCATCACGCTTTTTCTATATCTATTATCCCGCACACCTTGCGGTCCTCCTGTTGCTGGGGTTCAGAATTCAGAACCACTCATGA